From the genome of Vagococcus entomophilus:
CTTGTTAGGATAAAGAAGCAAATGAAGAAAAAAAGTTTATAAATATTTTTTGTAATAGGAGATTTCAATAGAAGAATCTAGTCTAAGAGTTAAATATGACAGTGAAATAATAGAACTTTTCACAAGGAATAGGTTTCCAGGGGGAAGGCTAGCTAGGTTAGGTAAATAAAAAGTCTTGTTGCTGTTGATTTAACAACAATAATGAGGCCTTTTTATTTGTTTTTTAATTTAGAAATGGAGATGCTTTTTTTGAATCCCAATATGTGTGTAAATATCCATTAGAAATGAGCAAGGGAAGGTGTATTTTTTTAGAATGGCAGGTGGTTATTGGTAACACGCCAATAGTTTTAAACTGGTCAAAAAGTGGTGAGGAAGAATCAGGTTACTCTTTAGTAGCTGTTTATTCGGATGCAGAGGCACAAGATCATTTATCGAAGCATGTTTATTTCTTTACCATTAATTCAGGAGTACCCAAAGTGTTAATAACTAGTCAGAATCAAGGGAATCCGAATAATTACTTATATTTTAAAGAAACAGAGAATAAAGGGCTTAGAGACGTGGTTAATAATATTGTAAACAGTGATGTATCCGTTGATAATGTTAAGTCAAAGGCTACCATAGATGGGTAACTGAGCTATTTTATCAGTAACTACGATCAATTACTGAATAAAGGTTACATAACAACTGAAAACGATGGCACTGGTAATAGGATTGAGCCTATTCCAAATGATCAGCAAGCTATATCAGAAGCAATAGAACATCTGAAAGAATCAGTCTATTGTTCAGCAGAAGGTGGGAAAAGGGATAACAGTCAGCTTAAAAGAGCCACTGAAAACGGAGTACACTCTTACTCTAATTGATGGACAACCAATTCAAGCTAATCATATCTCCGGTGGAATCACACAAGGAATTGAATAGGATAGAGAACCCTCCCCCGTTGTTTTGTGACCGTACTAAGGGTATCCATTAAATGAGCTACAGTGCTCACTTGGGGTACTCTTTTTTTGTCTTTTGTAAAAGGTTAATAAGTTTTAATACATGAAACGAAATGAAATACAGTTTTAAAAACATTGATATACAAAGGTTTCTGTGTTTCATATGTAAATGAAACGAAAAATAGTTGTTAGCTGAAAATCCTTAAAAAGTATTACATACTTGTGGGGGTTATTGCAGATGAAACAGACCTACAACTATTTCAGGTTATAATGTTTAATACCCATAAGTTTTTATTGTTAATTGATTGAGTAGATGCAGAATAATCCTCCCATAAAATAGAATTTTAAGCGATATTTTAACATAAAGAAAGGTCATTTTCATTTTCAAATTTAATGGATTTAAATAAATACTTATATATATCATTCTTAATATGATACTATTTATTATAGATGGGAAATTCACAATTGAGGTGGAAAAATTGTCAAGTTACAGAGTAATAAATTTAATATTTAAAAATGGAGAAATATCGAATAAACTGGAAAAAATTCATATTAATGTTTTAGAGAATAATCCGGTCACTTATATTTATTATAACCTTAAAAAGAAAAAAATTTATGTTGGTGAGACTAATGGATTTCGTAGAAGACATTATGAACATCTGATTGAAACCAATCCAAAAGTGGATTATAGAGAGTATAAAAATTGCTTAGTCATATACTCCAGTCTATTTGATAAATCGTCTATTCTAGATTTGGAATCATTGATATTAAACTATATGGTTGCTGAATCTGATATGACAAAATTTGTACTTGCTAATGGAAATAATGGACAAACTGAGTTGGTATATAAAAATAAGGAAGAGATATTAACAGAAGTCTTTTATAAATTATGGAGTAATGAATTACATACACTGGGATTAGTGGACAATCCCAATATCGAAGAATTAAGAGAAAGTTTGTTATTTAAATATTCTCCATTCAAGCAGCTATCATCTAAACAAAAAACGATTGTTGAAGAAATTGAAAAGGATGTAACTAAAAAATATTTAGTTGAAGCCCCAGCAGGATCAGGGAAATCCGTTCTTTTTACGAACTTGGCTTTTTCTTTAGCTGAGAAGGATCCTGCTTTAAAAATAGGATTAATCACTACGGGAAACTTAACTAGACAGTTCAACTTAATTTTTAAATCAATAGGTTTGAACGAAAAATTAACAGTTAAAACAGGTTCTCAATTAATAATGGATGCAAAGAGTAATGGCAAAAAATACGATATTATTATTGTAGATGAAGCTCATAAATTGAAAAAATACTATAGAAAGGGGCATCCAAATGCAAGAAAGCATCTTAATGAAGGTGATGAAGAAATCACTCTTCTAGAAGACTTAACAAATGGATTGGTTTTGTTGTATGACCCATATCAAGGTATTAAGCCTCAAAATATCCGACCTTCAGAAATTAGAAAACTTACAAATGATTATCAAAATTTATTGTTGATGCAACAGTTTCGAATTGGTGGTAATGGGGATTTTTCAGGAGAGGATTTTCTAAAAGGAATCTTATATGGTCTTCAATTAAGTGAGGATAAAGATTTTAATTCAAAAGTTTTTGAAGAAGACTATTTCAAAATTGCAGGTACATTTAAAGAAGTCATTGATTATGTAGATGACTATTCTCATGCATATCCTAAAACAACCAATAGAGTGATTGCAGGTTATTGTAGAGAATGGGTATCAAACAGCGGTAAAAAAGAAAATAAAGGTAAGACAATGAAAGAATTACCATATGACTGGAATGTAGATGGTGTACAAAAAAGATGGAACTCAACCTATGAAGATTGGGTAAAAAAAGCAAACTCAGAGAAAGAAATTGGCTCTATTCACGCTATTCAAGGATATGATTTAAACTATTCCGG
Proteins encoded in this window:
- a CDS encoding DNA/RNA helicase domain-containing protein, producing the protein MEKLSSYRVINLIFKNGEISNKLEKIHINVLENNPVTYIYYNLKKKKIYVGETNGFRRRHYEHLIETNPKVDYREYKNCLVIYSSLFDKSSILDLESLILNYMVAESDMTKFVLANGNNGQTELVYKNKEEILTEVFYKLWSNELHTLGLVDNPNIEELRESLLFKYSPFKQLSSKQKTIVEEIEKDVTKKYLVEAPAGSGKSVLFTNLAFSLAEKDPALKIGLITTGNLTRQFNLIFKSIGLNEKLTVKTGSQLIMDAKSNGKKYDIIIVDEAHKLKKYYRKGHPNARKHLNEGDEEITLLEDLTNGLVLLYDPYQGIKPQNIRPSEIRKLTNDYQNLLLMQQFRIGGNGDFSGEDFLKGILYGLQLSEDKDFNSKVFEEDYFKIAGTFKEVIDYVDDYSHAYPKTTNRVIAGYCREWVSNSGKKENKGKTMKELPYDWNVDGVQKRWNSTYEDWVKKANSEKEIGSIHAIQGYDLNYSGVIVGNDITVKDGKIVAVPENYKDIGGTPVKEGFNLSELTEYILNIYYVLLSRGIDGCTVYFEDKNIEKLFKERVGL
- a CDS encoding DUF4767 domain-containing protein, which encodes MCKYPLEMSKGRCIFLEWQVVIGNTPIVLNWSKSGEEESGYSLVAVYSDAEAQDHLSKHVYFFTINSGVPKVLITSQNQGNPNNYLYFKETENKGLRDVVNNIVNSDVSVDNVKSKATIDG